One window of the Thermasporomyces composti genome contains the following:
- a CDS encoding thiolase family protein — translation MIATKPHPRTPVIVAARRTAIGTAGRALADVPVERLAAPVLRALLDDLAARPAEASKDRLPPVADVILGNCMGPGGNVARVATLAAGLGPDVPGLTLDRQCGSGLEAITLAGSLVLAGRGDLYLAGGAESASTAPIRAWRPKRPGDPPRPYERAPFAPPPYTDPDMGVAADRVAQEAGVSRARQDAYAARSHARAVAAIEAKRFAREIVLLGGVDRDERPRAGLTPERLARLRPAYVPEAEGGTVTAGNSCGVNDGAAAVAVVPDHVRVDHGWPGLALLDWECAGSDPDRPGLGMVPAVRRLLARTGLQLDDIGAIELVEAFAGQVLACADALGLDPDRISPDGGTLALGHPWGASGALLLVRLFSRMVREDGPDLGLAAVSIGGGMGVAALVRKVPEP, via the coding sequence GTGATCGCCACCAAGCCCCATCCACGCACACCGGTCATCGTCGCCGCACGGCGCACCGCGATCGGCACCGCCGGCCGGGCATTGGCCGACGTCCCGGTCGAGCGACTCGCCGCGCCGGTCCTCCGGGCGCTGCTGGACGACCTCGCCGCACGACCGGCGGAGGCGAGCAAGGACCGGCTCCCCCCGGTCGCCGACGTCATCCTCGGAAACTGCATGGGACCGGGCGGCAATGTCGCGCGGGTGGCCACGTTGGCTGCTGGGCTGGGCCCGGACGTACCGGGGCTGACCCTCGACCGGCAGTGCGGCAGCGGTCTCGAGGCCATCACGCTCGCCGGCAGTCTCGTCCTCGCCGGCCGGGGCGACCTCTATCTCGCCGGCGGGGCGGAGAGCGCCTCCACCGCCCCGATCCGCGCGTGGCGCCCGAAGCGACCCGGCGACCCGCCGCGTCCGTACGAGCGGGCGCCATTCGCGCCACCCCCCTACACCGATCCGGACATGGGCGTCGCCGCCGACCGAGTAGCCCAGGAGGCGGGCGTGAGCCGAGCGCGGCAGGACGCTTACGCCGCCCGCAGCCACGCTCGGGCCGTCGCCGCCATCGAGGCGAAGCGCTTCGCGCGCGAGATCGTCCTCCTGGGCGGCGTCGACCGGGACGAGCGTCCCCGCGCCGGGCTGACCCCCGAACGCCTCGCCCGGCTGCGTCCGGCGTACGTGCCCGAGGCGGAAGGCGGAACCGTCACCGCGGGCAACTCGTGCGGCGTCAACGACGGAGCCGCGGCGGTCGCCGTCGTCCCCGACCACGTTCGGGTGGACCACGGGTGGCCCGGCCTCGCCCTCCTCGACTGGGAATGCGCCGGCAGCGACCCTGACCGACCAGGTCTCGGGATGGTCCCAGCGGTTCGCCGGCTGCTCGCCCGCACCGGGCTCCAGCTCGACGACATCGGCGCGATCGAGCTGGTGGAGGCGTTCGCCGGTCAAGTGCTGGCCTGTGCCGACGCGCTCGGCCTCGATCCAGACCGGATCAGTCCCGACGGGGGGACCCTGGCCCTCGGCCACCCGTGGGGCGCGAGCGGGGCCCTCCTGCTCGTGCGGCTCTTCAGCCGGATGGTTCGCGAGGACGGGCCGGACCTGGGCTTGGCGGCCGTCTCCATCGGCGGCGGGATGGGTGTCGCCGCCCTCGTGCGGAAGGTTCCTGAGCCGTGA
- a CDS encoding energy-coupling factor ABC transporter ATP-binding protein, whose translation MIRVREVTHRYGDRVVLDSIDVELTERRIGIVGANGSGKSTFARLLNGLVIPTHGRVEVDGFDTRTHGREVRRRVGFVFTDPEAQVVMPTVAEDVALGLRRLGLPRAEVAQRVSQTLTRFGLAEYADHPAHLLSGGQLQLLALASVLVTEPRTLVCDEPTTLLDLRNARMVTELLASLPQQVILVTHHLDLLAGFERVLVLHEGRVVADAGASEAVAFYRRLVA comes from the coding sequence GTGATCCGAGTGCGCGAGGTCACCCACCGCTACGGTGACCGGGTCGTCTTGGACTCGATCGACGTCGAGCTCACCGAGCGCCGCATCGGCATCGTCGGAGCGAACGGCTCGGGGAAGTCGACCTTCGCCCGGCTGCTCAATGGCCTGGTCATCCCGACACACGGCCGCGTCGAGGTGGACGGGTTCGACACCAGGACGCACGGGCGCGAAGTCCGACGACGCGTGGGGTTCGTCTTCACCGACCCGGAGGCCCAGGTCGTCATGCCCACCGTGGCCGAGGACGTGGCGCTCGGGCTCCGGCGACTCGGCCTTCCCCGCGCCGAGGTCGCCCAACGGGTTTCGCAGACGCTCACCCGCTTCGGGCTGGCCGAGTACGCGGACCACCCGGCTCACCTGCTGTCGGGCGGCCAGCTCCAGCTGCTCGCCCTGGCCAGCGTGCTGGTCACCGAGCCACGGACCCTCGTCTGCGACGAGCCGACCACGCTCCTCGACCTGCGCAACGCCCGAATGGTCACCGAGCTGCTGGCGAGCCTCCCCCAACAGGTCATCCTGGTCACCCACCACCTCGACCTGCTCGCCGGCTTCGAGCGCGTCCTCGTCCTGCACGAAGGGCGCGTCGTCGCCGACGCCGGCGCGAGCGAGGCGGTGGCGTTCTACCGGAGGCTTGTGGCGTGA
- a CDS encoding energy-coupling factor transporter transmembrane component T family protein, which yields MSLSTHVHLGLYQPGSSPVHRMPAGIKLVALAVVAVGILQVSRLATLGLVAAATVLLTAVARVPWRVALAQVRPVCWVAAPLLVFQWVTAGPDQALLVVGQLLILVALAALVTLTTRVSAMLDAIEAAARPLVRLGINPTRVALVLALTVRCVPLVARCYAEAREAQKARGLDNRPSALVVPLVIRLVKKADAIGAALAARGVDD from the coding sequence GTGAGCCTGTCGACGCACGTTCACCTCGGCCTCTACCAGCCCGGCTCGTCCCCCGTGCACCGCATGCCGGCTGGGATCAAGCTGGTGGCGCTCGCCGTCGTCGCAGTTGGGATCCTCCAGGTCTCTCGCCTGGCCACGCTCGGGCTCGTCGCGGCGGCCACGGTGTTGCTCACCGCGGTCGCCCGCGTACCGTGGCGGGTGGCCCTGGCGCAGGTGAGACCGGTGTGCTGGGTCGCCGCGCCGCTCCTGGTCTTCCAGTGGGTGACCGCCGGCCCGGACCAAGCGCTGCTCGTCGTGGGGCAGCTGCTCATCCTCGTCGCGCTCGCCGCACTGGTCACGCTCACGACTCGGGTGTCGGCCATGCTCGACGCCATCGAGGCGGCGGCTCGCCCGCTCGTCCGCCTCGGGATCAACCCCACCCGGGTGGCGCTCGTCCTCGCGCTCACCGTGCGCTGTGTGCCGCTGGTCGCGCGTTGCTACGCCGAGGCACGGGAGGCCCAGAAGGCCCGTGGTCTGGACAACCGCCCCTCGGCGCTCGTCGTCCCCCTGGTCATCCGGCTGGTGAAGAAGGCCGACGCGATCGGGGCCGCGCTGGCCGCCCGAGGCGTGGACGACTGA
- a CDS encoding GNAT family N-acetyltransferase, with amino-acid sequence MQIRDAEPAHWPRIWPFLRAIVAAGDTYTWDPDTPEERARELWMPGPPVRTVVALDGDEVVGTAKFQPNQAGPGSHVANASFMVDPRHAGRGIGRRLAEHVLELARAEGYRAMQFNAVVETNTRAVALWRSLGFEIIGTVPEAFHHPEKGYVGLHIMYRRL; translated from the coding sequence ATGCAGATCAGGGACGCCGAACCCGCGCACTGGCCGCGGATTTGGCCCTTCCTGCGGGCCATCGTGGCGGCGGGAGACACCTACACGTGGGACCCGGACACGCCGGAGGAGCGCGCTCGTGAGCTGTGGATGCCGGGTCCCCCGGTGCGGACGGTCGTCGCCCTCGACGGGGACGAGGTCGTCGGCACCGCGAAGTTCCAGCCCAACCAGGCCGGGCCCGGGTCCCACGTCGCGAACGCCAGCTTCATGGTCGACCCCCGGCACGCTGGCCGTGGCATCGGGCGTCGGCTGGCCGAACACGTCCTGGAGCTCGCCCGGGCCGAGGGCTACCGGGCGATGCAGTTCAACGCGGTGGTGGAGACCAACACGCGGGCGGTCGCCCTGTGGCGCTCGCTCGGCTTCGAGATCATCGGCACCGTCCCCGAGGCGTTCCACCATCCGGAGAAGGGGTACGTCGGGCTGCACATCATGTACCGCCGCCTCTGA
- a CDS encoding IclR family transcriptional regulator: MGSASSPHTTDAPHEASEAGTDAPSARRRGVQSIDRAAAILRCFSLDRPELGISEIARMTGLSTSTTHRLLSALQDNRLVRQTSDRRYALGPLLLQLARGGTVTATLRDVALPVMTTLRDDIDETIGLHVLLPTHERAVIDQVESRQPLRRAYTEFGVPIPLPLGAPGKAMLAHLPYSIQETILARPIPAATPRTVTDPVLLRKQLAEIRAHNIAFSYAERTEGVHTIASAIFDDAGATVASVSVSAPEVRMPEERMEELGPRVAAAAWEISELLGATKQRVAAQVAAAEPPVH, encoded by the coding sequence GTGGGGTCCGCGAGCTCTCCACACACGACCGATGCACCGCACGAGGCGAGCGAGGCCGGGACGGACGCGCCCAGCGCGCGCCGTCGGGGCGTTCAGTCGATCGACCGAGCCGCCGCGATCCTTCGTTGCTTCAGCCTTGACCGCCCTGAGCTCGGGATCAGCGAGATCGCGCGGATGACTGGCCTGTCGACGAGTACGACCCACCGGCTTCTCAGCGCTCTCCAGGACAACCGGCTCGTTCGCCAGACGAGCGACCGCCGTTACGCCTTGGGTCCGCTGCTGCTGCAGCTGGCGCGCGGCGGCACGGTCACCGCGACCTTGCGCGATGTCGCTCTCCCGGTGATGACCACGCTGCGGGACGACATCGACGAGACCATCGGACTGCATGTCCTCCTGCCCACGCACGAGCGGGCGGTCATCGACCAAGTCGAGAGCCGCCAGCCACTTCGCCGCGCCTACACCGAGTTCGGGGTTCCCATCCCCTTGCCCCTCGGCGCGCCCGGCAAAGCGATGCTCGCGCACCTGCCGTACTCGATTCAGGAGACGATCCTGGCTCGCCCGATCCCGGCCGCCACGCCGCGCACCGTCACAGACCCCGTCCTGCTGCGCAAACAGCTGGCCGAGATTCGGGCACACAACATCGCGTTCTCCTATGCCGAGCGCACCGAGGGCGTCCACACGATCGCCTCGGCGATCTTCGACGACGCTGGTGCCACGGTGGCGTCGGTGAGCGTGTCCGCGCCCGAGGTGCGCATGCCTGAGGAGCGCATGGAGGAGCTCGGCCCGAGGGTCGCCGCGGCCGCGTGGGAGATCTCAGAGCTCCTCGGGGCCACCAAGCAACGCGTGGCCGCGCAGGTGGCCGCGGCCGAGCCGCCGGTTCACTGA
- a CDS encoding enoyl-CoA hydratase-related protein, translating to MPASPEADDDRCGLVTDDLVVNRDGAIATVLLNRPATHNAITLAMYTALPMIMTDLASDPSVRVVVFRGAGTKAFASGADISEFERVRGDAVSARAYNEKVAAAERAIEEFPKPTIAMIHGYCIGGGAGLALATDLRFGDEHTEVAITPAKLGLVYGLESTRRLVDLVGPARAKWMLMSGEQIHAEDALRLGLLDELVPADTLEDRTYDFARLLTTRAQFSVRAAKTMVNRIVDGQRTDDELTAHLRDSCFDTADYREGVRAFLEKRPPRFG from the coding sequence ATGCCAGCTAGCCCCGAAGCCGACGACGACAGGTGTGGACTCGTGACCGACGACCTCGTGGTGAACCGTGACGGCGCCATCGCGACCGTCCTCCTCAACCGACCAGCCACGCACAACGCCATCACGCTGGCGATGTACACCGCCCTCCCCATGATCATGACCGATCTCGCCAGCGACCCGTCCGTCAGGGTGGTCGTCTTCCGTGGCGCCGGCACGAAGGCGTTCGCGTCCGGGGCGGACATCAGCGAGTTCGAGCGCGTGCGAGGGGACGCCGTCAGCGCACGCGCCTACAACGAGAAGGTGGCCGCGGCGGAGCGGGCGATCGAGGAGTTCCCCAAGCCCACGATCGCCATGATCCACGGCTATTGCATCGGCGGCGGTGCCGGCCTCGCTCTGGCCACCGATTTGCGTTTCGGGGACGAGCACACCGAGGTCGCCATCACGCCGGCCAAGCTCGGCCTCGTCTATGGCCTCGAGTCGACGAGACGACTGGTGGACCTGGTAGGGCCGGCGCGGGCCAAGTGGATGCTCATGTCCGGCGAGCAGATCCACGCCGAGGACGCCCTGCGTCTCGGACTGCTCGACGAGCTGGTGCCGGCGGACACGTTGGAGGACCGCACCTACGACTTCGCGCGGTTGCTGACCACTCGTGCGCAGTTCAGCGTCCGAGCCGCCAAGACGATGGTCAACCGGATTGTCGACGGTCAGCGCACGGACGACGAGCTGACCGCGCACCTGCGCGATTCGTGCTTCGACACCGCGGACTACCGCGAAGGGGTCCGTGCGTTCCTGGAGAAGCGACCGCCACGCTTCGGGTAG